In Lolium perenne isolate Kyuss_39 chromosome 5, Kyuss_2.0, whole genome shotgun sequence, the sequence GGTGTAAGTTCATTTACTGGTGTTGATGATCTTGCCGGAGCATTCTCAAAGGTTTAATTTCATTGAGTGCATAAACATGTGTTTGTTTGCAATTTAATTTAACAGAATAAAGATGCCTTTAAGTTTTTCATTCAAGTTCTTCATGGTTTCCTCAATAGTCATCACATGAGCTGCACATTATTTCTATCAAAATTTCAGTGTACTTAATTTGCACGGTTGTATCATTACACTTGTTCCTTTTTTACTGTTGATGCTGATTTGTTGATTTACACTTTCAGCTTAACAGAACTGTTAACGAACCAAAGCAACCAGGAATAGTTAGCCGTGGGGGTTCGTTATCTGGACAAAGTGAGTAATGCTCTGTTTTATTCATTTTTGTGAGCACGCTTACTTGTGTGTTTAACTTCCTTCTCATCTTTAAAGGATTTGCTGGGTGCATTATGCATGTTCCTAGATGGCATGCTTGCACATGCTTAATAGCATATTCTAAATTCCTTGCAACTTCTGCAACAGCTACGGTTTTTCTTATGTACTTTAAATTGTCTATGTTATGTCTGACCAGTGCAATGATTATAATATGACTGCTACTTCTAGTCATACGATACTTAAAATGAATAATCTCCATTCTCTTGTTATCTTGTTGGGATATACATTTATCACTTATTTTTATTCATTAACATTTTTATTCTAATTCTGCACTTTATAGGCTCTACTGCAGACTGGGCACGAGAACCTGAATCATCATACTGGCCTACACAACCTTCACTGGACGCTGAACAACGGCTGGACAACAAAAACTGGTGGTCCCAACCATCCCATCCAGCTCACTTTGCTGATTCCAGACTTCAGAGGACATCATCATCCCCACAACAAGATGCTCAGTACAATGCTATCGAACCTATTCTCGGACCAAGGCCATCTCCTTTGCACAGAATGTCATCATACCCCCACCAAGAGCCTCAATACAATAATGCTGAACCGATTCATGGGAATGGTAGCAGGTATACACCAGCTTTGATGCAGCATCCAAATGGATTTATACCGCCTCAAATGCCGCCACCCCGTCAACAAAATGGAATGCTTCCAATTCAACACTCTCCACCCCAGTTCTCACAACTACATGCCCAGATGCTTGGTCGCCAACATCACCCGCCACAAAATCTGCAGATGTTTGGTCCTCGGCATCCTCCACCACAAATGATGGGTAGATTCGACCCAAATTTTGATATGCCTGACTTGAGCGACCCCAGAGCAAGATCAATGTTACACCATGGAAGGCACGGCCCACGTTATCCTCCCCAAGGTTTCGATCCTAGCAATATGAGAATGGATAATAGGTGGCAGCGGTTCAGATCCAGGTACATGTCCACTGAAGAAATTGAGaacatagcaaggatacagaaaGCAGCCACTCAGATCACTGATCCATATATTGATGATTACTATCATCAAGCTTGTTTGGCTACAAAATCAGCGGGAGCACAACTGAGGCACCACTTCTGTCCAACTTTGATCAGAGATCCATCTTCTCGTGCACGAAGTAAGGATGAGCCACATGCATATCTCCAGGTTGATGCTCTTGGGAGGCTCCCATTTTCTTCCATCCGCAGGCCTCGCCCGCTCCTTGATGTTGAAGAAGCCTCCGAACCAAGTGATAACACTACTGAAAAATCTGCTTCAAAATCTCTTGACCAAGAGCCGATGCTGGCTGCTAGAATCACAATTGAAGATGGTCTTTGCCTGCTACTGGATGTGGATGATATTGATCGTTTGCTTCAGTTTAGTCAACAGCCAGATGGTGGTTTGCAACTGAGAAACAGAAGACAGGCTCTTCTCGAGCAGCTGGCAGAATCACTGCAATTAGTTGATCCACTTACACCCAATAAGGATATACCTCTGTCGCCAAATGACGATCTAGTGTTTCTCCGCATAGTATCCCTACCAAAGGGTCGGAAACTACTTTCTCGTTACATTGAACTTGTTACTTCAGGCAGTGAGCTTGCAAGGATTGTTTGCATGGCAGTCTTCCGACATCTAAGATCTATATTTGGCAATTTGTCCTCTGATAGCAGCATAGATAGGACAACTACTAAACTTGTAAGTGCCGTATCCACCTGTGTTGTTCGGATGGACTTGAGTGGACTCAGTGCTTGTCTTGCAGCTGTTGCGTGTTCATCACAGCAACCACCTCTTCGGCCTCTGGGATATGCTGCTGGTGATGGCGCTTCTGTCATTATAAAGTCTGTACTGGACAGAGCTACAGAGCTTTTTACCGATCATCATGTGGCCTCTGCTTACAGCATGCAGAACAGAGCTCTATGGCAGGCATCATTTGATGCATTCTTCAGGCTGCTTATGGAGTATTGCATGAGTAAATTTGATACTGTGATTCATACAGTACAAATGCAACCTGCTGCAGCAGCTGTGATAAGCAGGGAAACTCCAGTGGAGCTGTTGCGTGCCAGCCTTCCTCACACAAATGAGCATCAGCGCAAGCAGTTGCTCAGTTTTGCTCAGCGCAGTGTGCCTGTCAATAACTCTAATTCTACTGGGTCTGGTAATGTACTGATGACATCTCAATATGTCCAGAGCTGAATAGAAGAACGGAGCTGCTTTTCATAATCTATATATGGAGTACTTGGTATGGTATTGTTCTTTGATAATGTTTATCACAGCTGCTTTACGTTTATGTTTATTCTATTCTTCTTATAACTCTGAATCTCAGTAATCATATGTTCTGTCCAGTGGGACCTTTTTTTTAATTTGCACTCTGGAACTACTACTGGTGTTTTCATCAGATTGTTatcactttttttttttgctgagCCGGTGAGACCTGTTTGTCCATACTTGTCTTGAGATACTCTTGCAGCTTTTCTCACAGTACCAACAAAAAAAACAGTTCTCGGTCTCCATGCTTTGTCACCCTGTAGTGTGCGTGGCAGGGGACCTATTGTTCACCAATTTATTATCTCCATGGGTCTGCAACTTAGACCAGTATACATGTTGAGATATTCTACTGTCTAGCAAAAACGTAAACTTCAGTATCTAGATTCTTGGTAGTATTTAGTTGCAGTTTGGTTGTTTATATCCAAATTCTCTGTTAGGATTAGGATTGTATTCAGTTGCAGGGTTCGAAATGGAATTGATTTATCTTTCTTCTACAATTGTTTTACTTTCTCCTCGATCCTGGCCATTTACATCGATCTTCTATTGATTTGAAGGGCAATGTGTAACTTGTATCTTCAGCTTATCTTTCCAATTTTCTTTTTGTTCGCCAACCATTTATCGATGTACAACCTTGTAGGTTCTTGCGAGTGAGTGGAGGAGCATAGAGATTGCTGCCAAAGAAGGCTGGTCTTGGTAAAAAGTACAACGAATGGTCTTCTGCCACTTGAGGAAAGCTGAATGCAAAGAATGGTGTGCTCGAGGGAGGAAACCTGATAACTGAATGTGCTATGCCTTCATTCTGCCAGCAGAAACTTGTTGCATTCCTTATTTCCGTAGCATGATGTGAACTTTGCTTTAGACATGGAAGTTAGTcgtaaatgaattttttttgttttttcttgatGGCTTGTGAGCTGTCTTTTTGTTGTTCTTCCAGCGCCTGAATTGGCAGACGTTATTACCATATATGGCTTAGCATATCAGCGAGATATTTAAACAGGTTGGCAAATTATTATTTCTGCATTTGTACCTGCTCTGTTAGTTGGGTTAACAGCTGGCGATGCTGTTGATTCCTTGCCATGCCACTTTGGTTGATGATAACCTCACCTGATAATGCTTGTGCTTTCTTGGTATGTCAGCTCTTATTCATGTGTGACCAAACCAGCGGGTGGTTCAGACGAAAAAAGTGAGACATTTATGTATCCAACAGCTTAGCGACCTACTATATGTGTAGGTTATAAGGGTCTGCACCAATAACATACAAGCTCTTGAACCGAGCATTGCTCAGTATATATAGAGGTTTGTAGTATAAGTCCCAATGTTCTTCCCAGTTCCCACCACAACATCCTACTTACTTACCATCAGCCCCCGTACGCTAGCCTTTTGTTTTCTTGAAGAGGACACGCAACACCAAAGATCATATCACATTGTCACAACCTGGGAAAACCTTAGTTCGTTTGGACACAACAATGATATGGAGTTGATCAGATCAAACCACGCGAATGTATGACGCGAATGGGAAGCACTGCGGAAGGATCCTTGACACATCGTTAGCTTGTGACTTGATTTGATCAAAACTAGTTTTGTCAGAATAATGAACCCAGCAAGATTTTCTAAATTAGGACAAAACATTGAGCCTTATGATGAAGGTTATGCCGCAGGAGCAGCACCAAAGAAGAGACTGAATGAAAGTTTCCGTAGTTACTCGTGATGCAGAGTTTATTTTGTAGTAGACGGTAGAGAATACCATGGACGCAGTAGGTTGTTTACCTTTCCACTGCATCACAAGTTATGAAAGCAAGAATTCTTGGTTAATTGTGATAAGTGCATTTATTGAGATGTCTAACTTGTTAAATTTTGGTTAGAGCAGTTTCGACGGGAGCATCATTTTGCATATTCAAACAAGATTTTAGAAAAAAAATCTTACTAGCAGATAATGCTCACTTAATTTTTTTTACAAAGGAAATAAATATGAAGAAGATACCAATAACATTCGGTCTCTGCAACGACATGACATGAGGAGCTAGTTGAGACATCGAGAATGCACACATCCGGTTTTTTTAAAGGAAGAGAAAAATCCTCGCAGTCGCGGCTCACAATCGTCATGCGCACGGATTTGACCGTTTGCATCGCCACATAGACAAACACCGTATTAACACCACGAGCAGCGAAGCATTGTTTTTGCCGCGTGGATGGTTGGTTCTTGGAGGAGGGTCGATGAAGGTTGGAAGCCTAGGATGAAGGCGATTGGAGGCCGCATTAGAGCATGACCACTCATGCCTCCCGCTTCCTCCACAACAGGTCGAAGTGCCTTAGGTAGTGGAAACACCAACCCGCAACGAAAGCTCACCTCGCTTGTCTGAATTGTGGCTGCGATCTTGCGCTGCAGGGAAGCCCTACATGGCGATTGGAGCCCCCGGCTGGGAGAACAAAGGATGATCTGATCCAAAACGAAGAAGGGGAAATAGATCCACGTGGGCCTtcccggcggcggtggcggagaAAGCACCATGGATGGGCGGAGAAGGCACCATGGATGGGCGGATGAGGCGGAGATCGGGGGCGCCACTCATGTCGTCCATCTGGACAACACGGGGGGCAGTTTTTAGTCCATCCTCAAGTAATTTATTAACGCTGATTATGCTTACGTAATGGGTGCAGAAGAACACTTGCTTCATAGTTTAGTACTTTCTGGCAATTCTTTCGAGAACACGAGTACTTCTTTCAGTCTGTACTAGTGTTTTTTCTTTAGGAAAAAATCCCTAAAATAGTTCAATTTATTTTACCAGCCAAAACCAGCCCATCTAATGTTTTGCCATAGGACCATGTGCCTTGTTTGGGATGAGGCTTGCTTCGGTACAACTCTTATCCCCAAGATCAAACTCATCAAGGGCTGAAATCGTTTTATAGCCCTTCATTAGTTAACTACAAAGCCCGGCCGTTAAAAAAGTTAATTACAAAGGGGTATGAAATGATCTCAACTTTTAATGTATTTAAATTTGGTGGAAGGAGGATTGTactaaggctggtcatagtggtaagtatcatgtagtagtatcatgcatatgatacttgtgtatgatactatctccatagtggttagtatcatgaagtagtatcatagtcatgctatatttattgctttttagaatctcaatgcaaatttgtgcatAAGATCTGTTtgacattaacttttctcgtgacatgcgctatgatacagtatctacctatgttactctaatctcctctttcctccttaattagctgccacatcagcatttttgtgggaccaatgtgtatgatactagcactatggctagcctaaagCAGAAGCCCGACGAGCTTTCACCTCTTATTAAAAAGAAATGCAAGTCACCATCTAGCTATAATAACAAATTGAAAATACGATTTAAAAAGAATATTTGTATCAAAAGTATCCTAAAAAGGGATAATTAGTTCAGTAGTCCTTAACGTTCGAGATCATTCTCCACAAAAAACCCTCCAACCCTAGCCCCCACCacaccctcctcctcccgccACCGGTGGCTCCGCCGGGCGAAGCCCcggtggcgtggcggcggcgggggatctTCTCCTGTTGCGCCAGGTTGCGGCTCGGCTTGTATTTTGCTAGGGTTTTTGGGGACGTCGTTGGGATGATGGAGGCGGCATCGCGTCGGAATAGGGGTGCTGGAGCTTGATCCCCATGTTGGCGAGGCTACTTGTGGCGGCACCGACGAGCTGCTGGCATGGTGCCCTCTCAGATCTAGGGATCTGGGGTGGATGGTTTCTCCGGGCGCGGTTGACTTTCGGCCCTGCCGTGGAGTTTGTGGAGTCTGTTCAGGTGTCGGAGGAGTGTTGATGATGTTGTCTTCCCCTCGCCAgccgtggtggcgagggagaGGAAGGGGATGACACCACCGTCTTCCTTTTTAGGGTTGTTTGTGTTCTTCTGGTGGTGTGCGGCTGTCGCATCTTGCAGCTTCTTccggccggccttggtggcgaggggaggAGGCGGCTCGAGGTGTCGATGCCTAAACCTGCCAGATGGTGGCGCGTTATGCTGGTGGTTTGGGTCTACTTCTCGGGGATCTTTTTTTGGAGGTACTGCTAGCTTGCTCTTCCCCATCTGCTGCCTACCCGATGGTCTGGAAAAGATTCTTAGCACTTACCCCGGGGTGGGCACTCCTACGGTGTTCAAAGCCCAGTGTGGCGACAGCGGCGGCGGTGATACGATGGTGTTGGAAGATTTGCTACTTCTGGATCCGGTCCCTGTACTTGGTTGGTGACGACGAGGACGATGCGTTTTGGAAGTACGGTGTGAGgtccttcttgcaaaagtctgggACCATATtgcatttttctttatttttggaGTCGTTTGTAATCGGTTTCGCCAATGAATTCAATCAGTTGTTATCTAAAAGGAGACCTGAACTAATAATATAATTATATAAACACCACACCATAAATATTCATCTAGAATCCCTGACCTAGAAAACCAAATCCAATGCAACATAATATATCCAGGCATCATCGCCCAACCACACAATACATCCTTCATTAACCATGTAAAATATTTAACATTCATCTATGCAATCTATTGCTAACTACTGATGGCAATAAGCTTCTGTTAGGGTGCAACTACTTGCTAGACTCGAGGTAGCAGATCTGCCACTCTCTCCGGCAAATT encodes:
- the LOC127302690 gene encoding protein PAT1 homolog, with the protein product MEPGDTKFDASQYAFFGNNVLEEVELGGLDEEDAGDNAFVEAGEEEYAPTYGRDTLEDEGVSSFTGVDDLAGAFSKLNRTVNEPKQPGIVSRGGSLSGQSSTADWAREPESSYWPTQPSLDAEQRLDNKNWWSQPSHPAHFADSRLQRTSSSPQQDAQYNAIEPILGPRPSPLHRMSSYPHQEPQYNNAEPIHGNGSRYTPALMQHPNGFIPPQMPPPRQQNGMLPIQHSPPQFSQLHAQMLGRQHHPPQNLQMFGPRHPPPQMMGRFDPNFDMPDLSDPRARSMLHHGRHGPRYPPQGFDPSNMRMDNRWQRFRSRYMSTEEIENIARIQKAATQITDPYIDDYYHQACLATKSAGAQLRHHFCPTLIRDPSSRARSKDEPHAYLQVDALGRLPFSSIRRPRPLLDVEEASEPSDNTTEKSASKSLDQEPMLAARITIEDGLCLLLDVDDIDRLLQFSQQPDGGLQLRNRRQALLEQLAESLQLVDPLTPNKDIPLSPNDDLVFLRIVSLPKGRKLLSRYIELVTSGSELARIVCMAVFRHLRSIFGNLSSDSSIDRTTTKLVSAVSTCVVRMDLSGLSACLAAVACSSQQPPLRPLGYAAGDGASVIIKSVLDRATELFTDHHVASAYSMQNRALWQASFDAFFRLLMEYCMSKFDTVIHTVQMQPAAAAVISRETPVELLRASLPHTNEHQRKQLLSFAQRSVPVNNSNSTGSGNVLMTSQYVQS